In one Gadus morhua chromosome 15, gadMor3.0, whole genome shotgun sequence genomic region, the following are encoded:
- the emx2 gene encoding homeobox protein EMX2 — protein MFQPTPKRCFTIESLVAKDNPLPVSRSEEPIRPAALSYANPGQMNPFLNGFHSGGRGVYSNPDLVFAEAVSHPNSGVPVHSVPPPHALSGHPLSSSHSSPHPLFASQQRDPSTFYPWLIHRYRYLGHRFQGNETSPESFLLHNALARKPKRIRTAFSPSQLLRLEHAFEKNHYVVGAERKQLAHSLSLTETQVKVWFQNRRTKFKRQKLEEEGSESQQKKKGTHHINRWRLATKQGSPEEIDVTSDD, from the exons ATGTTTCAACCCACACCCAAGAGGTGTTTCACCATCGAGTCTTTGGTGGCGAAGGATAATCCGCTACCGGTGTCGAGGTCCGAGGAGCCCATCCGACCCGCCGCTCTGAGCTATGCAAACCCCGGCCAGATGAACCCCTTTCTGAACGGCTTTCACTCCGGCGGCCGGGGCGTCTACTCGAACCCGGACTTGGTGTTCGCCGAGGCGGTATCGCATCCTAACTCGGGTGTACCGGTGCACTCGGTTCCCCCTCCCCACGCCCTGTCTGGccaccctctctcctcgtcCCACAGCAGCCCTCACCCCCTTTTCGCCAGCCAGCAAAGGGACCCGTCCACTTTCTACCCCTGGTTGATACATAGATATAGGTACCTGGGCCACCGATTCCAAG GTAACGAAACAAGTCCAGAAAGCTTCCTTTTGCACAATGCACTGGCGAGAAAACCCAAAAGAATCCGCACAGCCTTCTCCCCGTCGCAGCTCCTCCGGCTGGAGCACGCGTTCGAGAAGAACCACTACGTAGTGGGGGCCGAACGGAAACAGCTCGCGCACAGCCTCAGCCTCACAGAAACTCAG gTAAAAGTGTGGTTCCAGAACCGAAGAACAAAGTTCAAACGGCAGAAGTTGGAAGAGGAGGGCTCCGAGtcgcagcagaagaagaagggaaCGCATCACATCAACCGCTGGAGACTGGCCACCAAACAGGGCAGTCCGGAGGAAATAGACGTCACTTCGGACGATTAA